From one Lolium rigidum isolate FL_2022 chromosome 4, APGP_CSIRO_Lrig_0.1, whole genome shotgun sequence genomic stretch:
- the LOC124648591 gene encoding pentatricopeptide repeat-containing protein At2g20540-like — MASALGPAARQAEDAVMARLRACATFRDLLRVHARVVLLSLSQSSYLATHIVHLCNAHARAAHAARVFAHVRHPNLHLHNAMIKLYAQNHLHRDAVTVYIRMLRCRPFPNGGFAGDRFTYPFLLKACGGLMALELGRQVHAHVVRSGCDANAIVQNSMIEMYTRAGDLSLARKVFDGMQDRDAVSWNTVISAHARLGQMRKARALFNSMPEKTIVSWTALVSGYTAAGDFSGAVEAFRLMQMEGFEPDDVSIVAVLPACAQLGSLELGRWIYAYCNRHKMLHKTYVCNALMEMYAKCGCIDQALQLFDGMAEKDVISWSTMIGGLAAHGKAKEAVRLFVEMDREGKVKPNGITFVGLLSACSHAGLLDQGLDYFDRMKDMYGIEPGVEHYGCVVDLLGRSGKIGRALNLIHGMPVPADAKIWGSMLSACRSHGDVDTAVLAAERLVELEPDDVGNLVMLANVYAAARRWGDVASTRKAIRSRSMKKTPGCSLIEVDNVVQEFVAGEDLKPEFGILFGVLDILASQLADEDVDFSDSDCVVDAQMSGH; from the coding sequence ATGGCTTCGGCGCTGGGTCCGGCGGCGCGGCAGGCGGAGGACGCGGTCATGGCGAGGCTCCGGGCCTGCGCCACCTTCCGCGACCTCCTCCGCGTCCACGCCCGCGTCGTGCTGCTCTCGCTCTCCCAGAGCAGCTACCTCGCCACCCACATCGTCCACCTCTGCAACGCCCACGCCCGCGCCGCCCACGCCGCGCGGGTCTTCGCCCACGTGCGCCACCCCAACCTGCACCTGCACAACGCCATGATCAAGCTCTACGCCCAGAACCACCTGCACCGCGACGCCGTCACGGTCTACATTCGCATGCTCAGGTGCCGCCCGTTTCCTAACGGTGGCTTCGCCGGCGACCGGTTCACGTACCCGTTCCTGCTCAAGGCCTGCGGCGGGCTGATGGCGCTCGAGCTGGGCAGGCAGGTGCACGCGCACGTGGTCAGGTCCGGGTGCGACGCCAACGCCATCGTCCAGAACTCCATGATCGAGATGTACACGCGCGCCGGCGACCTCTCTCTCGCGcgtaaggtgttcgacggaatgcAGGACAGGGACGCGGTTTCTTGGAACACGGTCATATCGGCGCACGCGAGGCTGGGCCAGATGAGGAAGGCGAGGGCGCTGTTCAACTCCATGCCCGAGAAGACCATCGTCTCCTGGACCGCGCTGGTGTCCGGGTACACTGCCGCCGGTGACTTCTCGGGCGCCGTCGAGGCGTTCCGGTTGATGCAGATGGAAGGGTTTGAGCCGGATGACGTGAGCATCGTCGCGGTGCTGCCGGCGTGCGCCCAGCTTGGGTCCCTGGAGCTAGGCAGATGGATATACGCATACTGCAACAGGCACAAAATGCTGCACAAGACGTACGTATGCAATGCACTGATGGAGATGTACGCAAAGTGCGGGTGCATCGACCAAGCGCTGCAGCTGTTCGATGGCATGGCTGAGAAGGACGTCATCTCGTGGAGCACGATGATCGGCGGCCTTGCGGCGCACGGTAAAGCAAAGGAGGCGGTCCGGTTGTTCGTGGAGATGGACAGGGAGGGGAAAGTGAAGCCCAATGGCATCACGTTTGTCGGGCTCTTGTCAGCTTGCTCCCATGCCGGGCTCCTGGACCAAGGGCTGGACTATTTCGACCGCATGAAGGACATGTATGGCATTGAACCCGGAGTTGAGCACTATGGCTGCGTCGTCGACCTGCTCGGCCGGTCAGGGAAAATCGGACGTGCGCTAAACCTCATACATGGCATGCCAGTACCAGCTGATGCGAAGATATGGGGATCAATGCTCAGCGCATGCCGAAGCCACGGCGACGTCGACACGGCCGTGCTGGCTGCCGAGCGGCTGGTCGAGCTGGAGCCGGACGACGTTGGCAACCTCGTCATGCTGGCCAATGTGTACGCTGCAGCAAGACGGTGGGGCGATGTCGCCAGCACCAGGAAGGCCATACGTAGCAGGAGCATGAAGAAGACGCCGGGTTGCAGCCTGATCGAGGTGGACAACGTGGTGCAGGAGTTTGTCGCTGGAGAGGACCTGAAACCTGAGTTCGGAATCCTTTTTGGTGTTCTGGACATCCTGGCCTCGCAGCTTGCAGATGAGGATGTGGATTTCAGCGATTCAGACTGTGTAGTTGATGCGCAAATGTCTGGACACTGA